One part of the Prunus persica cultivar Lovell chromosome G5, Prunus_persica_NCBIv2, whole genome shotgun sequence genome encodes these proteins:
- the LOC18777292 gene encoding uncharacterized protein LOC18777292 isoform X2, whose translation MDYDDNDFQSQNLHLAGEGNTNYPPVLRPYALPKFEFDDSLHGHLRFDSLVETEVFLGIESSETNHWIEDFSRGSSGIEFNSSAAESCSISRRNNVWSEATSSESVEMLLKSVGQEEIIPPQTIFEELDACKELHCLTKQMEPSFNNDDNILSQMEDVTDLQPTLPQDDIPENISGIEDVGVDQLRVEDASQTHEGKLSVAGNSGDLDPNALSGNDSPHVTKGSLLADGKCKDADPVDFDNLFDEPPDKREDSCASGMQIDGMTTSVQNIMAIGDELNNKDVQHNIKNVNEENPGGHVLSIETQNMNEKAGEKVTCHLENPHCSASEVESIELGIANQDSVINVEEQSSVILQGDSNLHMLGGCSDRVNGGVLADTNKCEDMVSDIGIDQSKLNTHDLSPIAYKIDTGYAVEVSNNNAEISSSLEPTLKGDSDLHMVDGCSDRECRGVPAETNKCEDMVLFKDTDTGDDNSKLNTHDLSSVVYRSDDRYAVEVSNSNAGISSSLESMLKVDSGQSSSKENASESSFRPDSEILVKKFEVSLSVIKENDVSKDESEENKEDHSNLFNLTATCSSAEIVSEAHVTGASKSPHDSFGVSGEKSNVDGASFSILGESTQICDENEVYRDGDVGDGNLDLSHIEKDNTQLFNESNNTELEIGGSVDKEFQPSSVCEGSAEKELIVPKLKHGADDNESVANVSLENPDLASCVTMDAVPSSSGNGTTTNINRSEVEAETSPDVGPHSDKKQETANKMSKDASFPCIVSSPLAEIGPGSVSEVGKGVSCDTSGPLLCKRVDQSLPVTDSCNTECQNEPQTAVATEVSKRSTNEMEASSVQCESSENDGDGAGATIKDSFEKASANVKDPIMNCDTNVTQRGPSLLVEICGGSAKKVLEDTDTSEVSGDKGSAQDAVPSINSDASMICEGSTCSAALPESHTGFVAPESGRSSVDPHKPDCVSPKVVGTTEPFETKHELGNNKGPTNQSAPVSDTVGDGGNYSPNSQNPNGNDAFKDRGNGTSDVSLSADLPKADTANIVQRSPAIPSPKIVEGSKENSGSGQLDAKISQDISHGGPLVSGGDIGRGGSKSTPERRTRRAPSKATGKPSAKKGSMKATTPVRQSERGDKSISVSQNQSGIFQLVQPSETQPYGHVDGSIKPYSVLTTSTSSLPDLNTSAPQSVIFQQPFTDLQQVQLRAQIFVYGALIQGIAPEEAYMVSAFGGPDGGRGMWENAWRVCIERLHGQKSTPINPETPLQSRSGSRASDQVIKQGALHNKGLSSPVGRASTKGTPQTASPMIPISSPLWSISTPVCEGLQYSVIPRGSVMDYQQGFNPLHPFQTPSVKNLVGHNTTWMPQSSFRGPWLPSPQSSAEASMHFSAFPSTEAVQLTPIKEVSLPQLPTVKHVPSGPSAQTGGPISAFAGPSPLLDPKKVSASPGQHSADPKPRKRKKISPSEELGQISLQAQSQPESALTVAVVSSTTPSTLSSKAMPDKLIMSVPPMSSSDQLKKADLDLEQRATLSEETLAKVKEARQQAEEASSLAAAAVSHSQAIWNQLEKQKNSKLISDGEAKLASAAVAVAAAAAVAKAAAAAANVASNAALQAKLMAEEALDNYENPSPSMRMATPVSILRGEDGTNSSSSILVAAREAARRKVVAASAASKRAENLDAIVKAAELAAEAVSQAGTIVAMGDPLPLSELAEAGPEGYWKVPQVSSELITKSNDMVREQSNVGTVEEDAGTSARHSKDRQSDKKEAQPTPHEKLPIPIEVNRESTEDHLRSVVGVSGFDIVNEKGSKGPKGRKVSEIGSKSALMTVENDFEKEEHASEESGIKEGSLVEVLKDGGGFGAAWFTANVLSLQDGKACVCYTELQSDEGSGKLQEWVALESKEDKPPKIRIARPVTALGFEGTRKRRRAAMADYAWSVGDKVDAWIQDSWWEGVVTEKNKKDETILTVHFPAQGEKSVVKAWHLRPSLIWKDGEWVEWFSVRNDCVSHEGDMPQEKRPKLGSPAVEGKGKDKTSKSIDIVDSGKPEEPRLLNLSANEKVFNMGKNTRTENKPDPTRTIRTGLQKEGAKVVYGIPKPGKKRKFMEVSKHYVANQSTKINETNDSMKFAKYLMPQGSGSRGLKNTSKIDTREKQVTESKLKGLKSIKPQGVPSKSVPQKDNLLTDARTVSDGSSEMDHTGKIKDSVSRVDSVSGKHTLSQPEGPIVFSSLAPSSDFPSSKKVSASTAKSRSNKGNLAPAGAKLGKIEEGKVFSGNPAKSTSEVAEPRRSNRRIQPTSRLLEGLQSSLIITKIPSGSHDKGHRSQNRNASRGNNNG comes from the exons GAGGATTTCTCTCGTGGGAGTAGTGGGATAGAGTTTAATTCAAGTGCAGCGGAATCTTGCTCTATATCAAGGCGAAACAATGTCTGGTCTGAGGCCACTTCCTCAGAATCTGTTGAAATGCTATTAAAATCTGTTGGGCAGGAAGAAATTATTCCCCCTCAGACTATCTTTGAGGAATTAGATGCCTGTAAGGAATTGCATTGCTTAACAAAGCAGATGGAGCCTAGTTTTAACAATGATGATAACATTCTTTCTCAAATGGAGGATGTTACAGATCTACAGCCTACATTACCACAGGATGATATTCCTGAAAACATTTCTGGCATAGAGGATGTAGGAGTAGATCAGCTACGGGTTGAGGATGCTTCACAAACTCATGAAGGTAAATTATCAGTTGCTGGAAATTCAGGTGACTTAGATCCAAATGCTTTAAGTGGAAATGATAGCCCACATGTAACTAAAGGGAGTCTGCTTGCTGATGGGAAATGCAAAGATGCAGATCCGGTGgattttgataatttgttTGATGAACCACCAGATAAAAGAGAAGATTCTTGTGCTTCAGGGATGCAAATTGATGGTATGACAACCTCTGTGCAAAATATTATGGCTATCGGTGATGAGTTGAATAATAAGGATGTCcaacataatataaaaaatgttaATGAAGAGAATCCAGGCGGTCATGTGTTGAGCATAGAGACAcaaaacatgaatgaaaaagcAGGTGAAAAGGTTACCTGTCATTTGGAAAACCCACATTGTTCAGCATCTGAGGTGGAGTCTATTGAATTAGGAATTGCTAATCAAGACAGTGTTATTAATGTGGAGGAACAGTCTAGTGTAATACTGCAAGGGGATTCTAACTTGCATATGCTGGGTGGATGCAGTGACAGGGTAAATGGTGGAGTTCTTGCTGACACCAACAAATGTGAAGACATGGTCTCAGATATAGGTATTGATCAATCAAAATTAAACACGCATGACTTATCACCTATAGCTTACAAAATCGATACTGGGTATGCAGTTGAGGTTAGCAACAACAATGCTGAAATTTCTTCAAGTCTAGAACCTACGCTGAAAGGGGATTCTGACTTACATATGGTGGATGGATGCAGTGACAGGGAATGTCGCGGAGTTCCTGCTGAGACCAACAAATGTGAAGATATGGTATTGTTTAAAGACACAGATACGGGTGATGATAATTCTAAATTGAACACACATGATTTATCATCAGTGGTTTACAGAAGCGATGATAGGTATGCAGTTGAGGTCAGCAATAGCAATGCTGGAATTTCTTCAAGTCTAGAATCTATGCTGAAGGTGGATTCTGGACAGAGCAGCTCCAAGGAGAATGCATCAGAAAGTAGTTTCCGACCAGATAGTGaaattttggtcaaaaagtTCGAGGTTTCTTTGTCAGTCATTAAGGAAAATGATGTTTCTAAGGATGAAAGTGAAGAGAATAAGGAAGATCACtctaatttgtttaatttaactGCAACTTGTTCTTCAGCTGAAATAGTTAGTGAAGCGCATGTGACTGGAGCTTCTAAAAGTCCTCATGATTCTTTTGGAGTTTCTGGAGAGAAATCAAATGTGGACGGTGCATCATTTTCTATTCTGGGGGAGTCTACACAAATATGTGATGAAAATGAAGTTTACAGAGATGGTGATGTTGGTGATGGTAACCTGGATCTCTCTCACATTGAAAAGGACAATACACAATTGTTCAATGAGTCTAATAATACAGAATTGGAGATTGGTGGATCTGTTGATAAGGAATTTCAGCCCTCATCAGTTTGTGAAGGTAGCGCAGAAAAAGAGCTGATTGtcccaaaattaaaacatggtGCTGATGACAATGAATCAG TGGCCAATGTTTCTTTGGAAAACCCTGATCTGGCTTCTTGTGTCACAATGGATGCAGTTCCCTCGTCTTCTGGGAATGGCACAACCACCAATATTAACCGCTCAGAGGTTGAAGCAGAGACTTCTCCTGATGTGGGACCACACTCtgacaaaaaacaagaaactgcAAATAAAATGTCGAAAGATGCTAGTTTTCCATGTATAGTGTCATCTCCTTTGGCAGAAATTGGGCCTGGTTCTGTTTCGGAAGTGGGGAAAGGTGTTTCTTGTGATACTTCTGGACCGTTATTATGCAAGAGAGTTGATCAGTCTCTGCCAGTTACAGATAGTTGCAATACAGAATGCCAAAATGAACCTCAAACTGCAGTTGCTACTGAAGTGAGCAAGAGAAGCACAAATGAGATGGAAGCGTCTTCCGTTCAGTGTGAATCTTcagaaaatgatggtgatggtgctGGAGCAACCATAAAAGACAGTTTTGAGAAGGCATCTGCAAATGTAAAAG ATCCAATTATGAACTGCGATACGAATGTCACACAGCGTGGGCCTTCACTATTGGTGGAAATATGTGGTGGTTCTGCTAAAAAAGTATTGGAAGACACTGACACTTCTGAAGTGTCTGGAGATAAGGGTTCTGCACAGGATGCTGTGCCAAGCATTAATA GTGATGCTTCTATGATCTGTGAAGGTTCTACTTGTTCTGCTGCTTTGCCTGAGTCTCATACTGGGTTTGTTGCACCAGAAAGCGGTCGAAGTTCTGTTGATCCCCACAAACCTGATTGTGTTTCTCCTAAGGTTGTTGGAACCACTGAGCCTTTTGAGACTAAACATGAATTAGGCAATAATAAGGGGCCCACAAATCAGAGTGCCCCAGTTTCTGACACTGTTGGGGATGGGGGCAATTATTCTCCTAATTCCCAGAATCCAAATGGAAATGATGCCTTCAAGGATCGGGGAAATGGCACTTCGGATGTCAGCTTATCTGCAGATTTGCCTAAAGCAGATACTGCCAACATCGTGCAGCGCTCTCCTGCTATTCCATCTCCCAAA attGTAGAGGGGTCTAAAGAAAATTCTGGCTCAGGCCAGCTGGATGCAAAAATCTCTCAAGATATTTCCCATGGAGGTCCACTAGTATCTGGTGGAGACATTGGACGTGGTGGTTCTAAAAGTACCCCTGAGCGAAGAACAAGGAGAGCACCTAGCAAGGCAACAGGTAAACCGAGTGCTAAAAAGGGAAGTATGAAAGCAACAACTCCTGTGAGACAATCAGAAAGAGGGGACAAATCAATCAGTGTGTCCCAGAACCAATCGGGAATCTTCCAGCTTGTGCAACCTAGTGAGACGCAGCCCTATGGGCATGTGGATGGTTCAATAAAGCCTTATTCTGTTCTTACTACTTCAACATCTAGTCTGCCAGATCTGAATACTTCTGCTCCACAATCTGTAATATTTCAACAGCCATTCACCGACTTGCAGCAAGTGCAATTACGTGCTCAGATCTTTGTTTATGGAGCTTTGAT TCAAGGGATAGCACCTGAAGAAGCTTATATGGTGTCAGCATTTGGGGGACCTG ATGGTGGACGGGGCATGTGGGAGAATGCCTGGCGTGTGTGCATAGAGAGGCTACATGGTCAAAAATCTACTCCAATTAATCCAGAAACCCCATTGCAATCACGTTCCg GTTCTAGGGCTTCTGATCAAGTAATTAAACAAGGTGCATTACACAATAAAGGTCTTTCCTCACCTGTTGGTCGAGCCAGTACGAAGGGTACTCCACAAACAGCAAGCCCAATGATACCTATTTCATCACCACTTTGGAGTATTTCTACCCCTGTTTGTGAGGGCCTGCAATATAGTGTGATTCCGAGAGGCTCAGTTATGGATTATCAGCAGGGATTTAATCCATTACATCCTTTTCAAACACCATCTGTAAAGAACCTTGTTGGCCATAATACTACATGGATGCCTCAGTCCTCTTTCCGGGGTCCCTGGCTTCCTTCTCCACAGTCTTCAGCTGAAGCTAGTATGCATTTTTCAGCATTTCCTAGCACGGAAGCAGTGCAGTTGACTCCTATAAAAGAAGTATCTTTGCCACAATTGCCTACTGTAAAACATGTTCCTTCTGGTCCTTCTGCTCAGACTGGGGGTCCAATCAGTGCTTTTGCAGGGCCTTCTCCACTGCTTGACCCAAAGAAGGTGTCAGCATCACCTGGCCAGCATTCTGCTGATCCAAAGcctagaaaaagaaagaagatttcACCGTCTGAGGAACTTGGTCAGATTAGTTTGCAAGCTCAATCTCAACCTGAGTCAGCTTTAACAGTTGCTGTTGTTAGTAGTACTACCCCAAGTACCCTTTCGTCTAAGGCCATGCCAGATAAATTGATTATGTCTGTGCCTCCTATGTCTTCCTCTGATCAACTCAAAAAAGCAGATCTGGATTTGGAGCAGAGGGCAACTTTATCAGAGGAGACGCTTGCTAAAGTTAAGGAGGCTAGGCAACAGGCAGAGGAAGCTTCTTCTCTTGCTGCTGCAGCTGTTAGTCACAGCCAAGCAATATGGAATCAGTTGGAGAAGCAAAAGAACTCCAAATTGATATCAGATGGTGAAGCTaagttagcttctgctgctgTAGCtgtagctgctgctgctgctgttgcaaAGGCAGCAGCTGCAGCTGCCAATGTTGCATCAAATGCTGCATTGCAAGCAAAATTGATGGCCGAAGAAGCCTTGGATAATTATGAGAATCCAAGCCCAAGTATGAGAATGGCTACTCCTGTGTCCATTTTAAGAGGTGAGGATGGAACAAACAGTTCGAGTTCGATCCTTGTTGCTGCCAGGGAGGCTGCTAGGAGGAAGGTTGTAGCTGCATCTGCAGCCTCAAAGCGAGCTGAAAATTTGGATGCCATTGTAAAAGCTGCTGAGCTGGCCGCAGAAGCTGTTTCACAAGCTGGAACAATTGTTGCAATGGGTGATCCTTTGCCATTGAGTGAGTTAGCAGAAGCTGGTCCAGAGGGTTATTGGAAAGTACCCCAAGTTTCTTCAGAGCTCATTACAAAATCAAATGACATGGTGAGAGAACAATCAAATGTAGGTActgttgaagaagatgctgGTACTTCTGCTAGGCATTCTAAAGATCGACAATCAGATAAGAAAGAAGCGCAGCCAACTCCACATGAGAAGTTGCCTATTCCAATAGAGGTAAATAGGGAATCAACAGAGGATCATTTGAGATCGGTAGTTGGCGTCTCGGGCTTCGATATAGTCAACGAAAAAGGGTCAAAAGGACCAAAAGGCCGCAAAGTTTCTGAGATCGGATCAAAGTCTGCTTTGATGACTGTTGAGAatgattttgaaaaagaagaacacGCATCTGAAGAAAGTGGCATCAAGGAGGGTTCTCTAGTAGAG GTTCTCAAAGATGGGGGTGGATTTGGAGCAGCCTGGTTCACAGCTAATGTATTGAGTTTGCAGGATGGTAAAGCTTGTGTGTGTTACACTGAGCTTCAGTCAGATGAAG GTTCAGGGAAACTACAGGAATGGGTGGCACTTGAAAGCAAAGAAGATAAGCCACCGAAAATTCGCATTGCCCGCCCTGTTACCGCTTTGGGATTTGAAGGAACAAGGAAAAGGCGCAGAGCAGCGATGGCAGATTATGCTTGGTCTGTTGGAGATAAAGTTGATGCATGGATACAGGACAG CTGGTGGGAAGGAGTTGTCActgagaaaaacaagaaagatgAAACTATATTAACTGTCCACTTTCCAG CTCAAGGGGAAAAGTCAGTTGTTAAAGCTTGGCATCTTCGGCCTTCTCTCATTTGGAAGGATGGGGAATGGGTTGAATGGTTCAGTGTACGAAATGACTGCGTTTCCCATGAG GGTGACATGCCCCAGGAAAAGCGACCCAAATTGGGCAGTCCTGCAGTGGAAGGCAAAGGAAAGGATAAGACATCAAAAAGCATTGATATTGTAGATTCAGGGAAACCTGAAGAGCCAAGGTTACTGAATTTATCTGCAAATGAAAAGGTATTTAATATGGGTAAGAATACCAGAACTGAGAACAAGCCTGATCCAACCAGAACAATTCGGACTGGGTTGCAGAAGGAAGGAGCCAAGGTGGTTTATGGTATTCCCAAGCctggaaagaagagaaaatttatGGAAGTTAGCAAACATTATGTGGCAAATCAGAGTACTAAGATTAATGAAACTAATGATTCAATGAAATTTGCGAAATACTTGATGCCTCAAGGATCGGGTTCCCGTGGATTGAAAAATACATCTAAAATTGACACAAGGGAAAAGCAGGTGACTGAATCCAAGCTGAAGGGTCTTAAATCTATAAAGCCGCAAGGTGTGCCAAGTAAATCTGTTCCACAGAAGGACAACCTCTTAACAGATGCACGTACTGTCTCTGATGGTTCAAGTGAAATGGACCATACAGGAAAGATCAAGGATTCTGTAAGCCGTGTTGACAGTGTATCTGGAAAGCATACCCTATCACAACCAGAGGGCccaatcgtattttcttcactAGCTCCCTCATCTGATTTTCCTTCCTCCAAGAAAGTGTCCGCATCAACTGCTAAATCTCGGTCAAACAAAGGAAACCTTGCACCTGCTGGTGCAAAGTTGGGTAAAATTGAGGAGGGAAAAGTGTTCAGCGGTAATCCTGCAAAGTCGACTTCTGAAGTTGCTGAGCCTCGTAGATCAAATCGCAGAATTCAGCCGACATCAAGA CTATTGGAAGGACTGCAAAGCTCGTTGATCATCACAAAGATTCCTTCTGGTTCACATGACAAAGGTCACCGAAGTCAGAACCGGAATGCTTCTAGAG GGAATAACAACGGTTGA